A genomic stretch from Kogia breviceps isolate mKogBre1 chromosome 1, mKogBre1 haplotype 1, whole genome shotgun sequence includes:
- the AUNIP gene encoding aurora kinase A- and ninein-interacting protein — MRRRGPEEEEACGVWLDAAALKRRKAQTHLIKSSTKMRTLFPGERKANISFTQRSRPPAGTRQTSIASFFTLQPGKTNGGDHRSVSSHIESQTNKESKEDATPLDHLIQGLGDDCMAPPLATSTPADIQEARLSPQSFQASYHHGIGSPCVTVLSLFQPDTFVCAGESKASLACSFTQDMESSCLLDQKEEEHSSWKREWPHGSKKKIYQNVERHSQTPGHMGHQLLDKTNLEKMSAKRNRQAPILLQTYEDSWSGVNKEAVKQSPCPIPVFSWDSEKNDKDSWSQLFTEDSQGQRVIAHNSRSPFRDVTNDRNRGLGQLPNSSWAQCQDRTTQLNLQTDLLFTQDSEGNQVIRHQV; from the exons ACACATTTAATCAAGTCAAGTACCAAAATGCGAACACTCTTTCCTGGAGAGAGAAAGGCTAACATTTCTTTTACTCAAAGAAGTCGTCCACCTGCAGGCACTCGGCAGACCAGCATTGCTTCCTTCTTCACCCTGCAGCCAG GAAAGACAAACGGTGGTGACCACAGGAGTGTTTCATCTCATATAGAAAGTCAGACCAACAAAGAGTCTAAGGAAGATGCAACCCCGCTAGACCATCTGATCCAGGGCTTGGGGGATGATTGCATGGCACCCCCTTTAGCCACTTCAACCCCTGCAGACATTCAGGAAGCTAGACTTTCTCCTCAGTCCTTCCAGGCTTCTTACCACCATGGAATAGGAAGCCCATGCGTGACTGTCCTGTCTTTGTTCCAGCCTGATACCTTTGTCTGTGCTGGAGAGAGTAAAGCCTCACTGGCCTGTTCCTTCACCCAAGACATGGAGAGTTCTTGCTTACTGGACCAAAAGGAGGAAGAGCATTCTTCCTGGAAAAGGGAATGGCCTCATGGATCTAAGAAAAAGATCTATCAGAATGTGGAGAGACACAGTCAAACACCTGGGCACATGGGCCATCAGCTCTTGGATAAGACTAACTTGGAAAAGATGTCTGCCAAAAGAAACAGGCAGGCCCCCATCCTCCTTCAAACATACGAGGATTCCTGGAGTGGAGTAAACAAAGAAGCAGTGAAACAAAGCCCTTGTCCTATTCCTGTGTTTTCCTGGGACAGTGAAAAGAATGACAAGGACTCCTGGAGTCAGCTTTTCACCGAGGATTCTCAGGGCCAGAGGGTCATTGCCCACAACTCTAGATCTCCTTTCCGAGATGTAACCAATGACCGAAATCGGGGCTTAGGACAGCTTCCTAATAGCTCTTGGGCTCAGTGCCAGGATAGGACCACTCAGTTAAATCTGCAGACTGATTTGCTCTTTACCCAGGACTCTGAAGGTAATCAAGTTATCAGGCACCAGGTTTAA
- the MTFR1L gene encoding mitochondrial fission regulator 1-like, with translation MSGMEASVTIPIWQNKPHGAARSVVRRIGTNLPLKPCPRASFETLPNISDLCLRDVPPVPTLADIAWIAADEEETYARVRSDTRPLRHTWKPSPLIVIQRNASVPNLRGSEERLLALKKPALPALSRTTELQEELSHLRSQIAKIVSADAASASLTPDFLSPGSSNVSSPLPCFGSSFHSTTSFVISDITEETEVEVPELPSVPLLCSASPECCKPEHKATCSSSEEDDCVSLSKASSFADMMGILKDFHRVKQSQDLNRSLLKEEDPALLISEVLRRKFALKEEDISRKGN, from the exons ATGTCGGGAATGGAAGCCAGTGTG ACCATCCCGATCTGGCAAAACAAGCCACATGGGGCTGCTCGAAGTGTAGTGAGAAGAATCGGGACCAACCTGCCCCTGAAGCCATGTCCCCGGGCATCCTTTGAG ACCCTGCCCAACATCTCTGACCTCTGTCTGAGGGATGTGCCCCCAGTCCCTACTCTGGCTGACATCGCCTGGATTGCTGCAGATGAAGAGGAGACTTATGCCCGGGTCAG GAGCGATACACGCCCCCTGAGGCACACCTGGAAGCCCAGCCCTCTGATCGTCATTCAGCGCAATGCCTCAGTGCCCAACCTCCGCGGGTCAGAGGAGAGGCTCCTGGCCTTGAAGAAGCCGGCCCTGCCGGCCCTCAGCCGcaccacagagctgcaggaggagTTGAGCCACCTGCGCAGCCAGATTGCTAAAATAGTGTCAGCTGATGCAG cTTCGGCTTCATTAACGCCAGATTTCTTATCTCCAGGAAGTTCAAATGTCTCTTCTCCCTTACCTTGTTTTGGATCCTCATTCCACTCTACAACTTCCTTTGTCATTAGTGACATCACCGAGGAGACCGAGGTAGAGGTCCCTGAGCTTCCATCAGTCCCCCTGCTTTGTTCTGCCAGCCCTGAATGTTGCAAACCAGAACACAAGGCTACCTGCAGCTCGTCTGAAGAAGATGACTGCGTCTCTCTGTCCAAGGCCAGCAGCTTTGCAGATATGATGGGTATCCTAAAGGACTTTCACCGGGTGAAGCAGAGCCAAGATCT GAACCGGAGTTTATTGAAGGAGGAAGACCCAGCCCTCCTTATCTCTGAGGTCCTAAGGAGGAAGTTTGCGCTAAAGGAAGAAGATATcagtagaaaaggaaactga
- the SELENON gene encoding selenoprotein N isoform X3, translated as MGRARPDERDPSSPGPAAPPAAPPRRARALALLGALLAAAAAAAAARAFARHAETQAAARQDSALKALGTEGLFLFSSLDTDGDMYLSPEEFKPIAEKLTGSTPSASYEEDDLPPDPSEETLTIEARFQPLLPESMTKSKDGFLGVIIHRLLSMFHPRPFVKTRFAPQGAVACLTATSDFYYTVMFRIHAEFQLSEPPDFPFWFSPGQFTGHIILSKDASHVRDFRLFVPNHRSLNVDMEWLYGASESSNMEVDIGYIPQMELEATGPSVPSVILDEDGNMIDSRLPSGEPLQFVFEEITWQQELSWEEAARRLEVAMYPFKKVTYLPFTEAFEQAKAENKLVHSVLLWGALDDQSCUGSGRTLRETVLESSPILALLNESFISTWSLVKELEDLQNNQENPSHQKLASMHLEKYSFPVEMMICLPNGTVVHHINANYFLDITSVKPEDIENNVFSFSSTFEDPSTATYMQFLKEGLRRGLPLLQA; from the exons ATGGGCCGGGCCCGGCCGGACGAGCGCGACCCGTCCAGTCCCGGCCCCGCCGCGCCGCCCGCGgccccgccgcgccgcgcccgcgCCCTGGCGCTGCTCGGAGCGctcctcgccgccgccgccgcggccgccgccgcccgggCCTTCGCTCGCCACGCCGAGACCCAGGCGGCCGCGCGGCAG GACTCGGCGCTGAAAGCCCTGGGGACAGAAggcctcttcctcttttcctctctggacACTGATGGGGACATGTACCTCAGCCCCGAGGAGTTCAAGCCCATTGCTGAGAAGCTGACAG GGTCAACTCCTTCGGCCAGCTATGAGGAGGACGATCTGCCCCCTGACCCCAGCGAGGAGACACTCACCATAGAAGCCCGATTCCAGCCTCTGCTGCCAGAGTCCATGACCAAGAGCAAAGATGGGTTCCTAGGG GTCATCATCCACCGGCTCCTGAGCATGTTCCACCCTCGGCCCTTCGTGAAGACCCGCTTTGCCCCTCAGGGGGCCGTCGCCTGCCTGACCGCCACCAGCGACTTCTACTACACCGTGATGTTCCG CATCCACGCCGAGTTCCAGCTCAGCGAGCCGCCCGACTTCCCCTTCTGGTTCTCACCCGGCCAGTTCACGGGCCACATCATCCTCTCCAAAGACGCCAGCCACGTCCGTGACTTCCGGCTCTTCGTGCCCAACCACAG GTCTCTGAATGTGGACATGGAGTGGCTGTACGGGGCCAGCGAGAGCAGCAACATGGAGGTGGACATCGGCTACATACCCCAG ATGGAGCTGGAGGCCACGGGCCCCTCAGTGCCCTCTGTGATCCTGGACGAGGATGGCAACATGATCGACAGCCGCCTGCCCTCAGGGGAGCCCCTCCAGTTTGTGTTTGAGGAGATCACGTGGCAGCAGGAGCTGAGCTGGGAGGAGGCCGCCCGGCGCCTGGAGGTGGCCATGTACCCCTTCAAGAAG GTCACCTACCTGCCGTTCACCGAGGCCTTTGAGCAAGCCAAGGCCGAGAACAAGCTGGTGCACTCAGTCCTGCTGTGGGGGGCCCTGGACGACCAGTCCTGCTGAG GGTCAGGGCGGACTCTCCGGGAAACTGTCCTGGAAAGTTCGCCCATCCTCGCCCTCCTCAACGAGAGCTTCATCAGCACCTGGTCCCTAGTGAAGGAACTGGAGGACCTGCAG AACAACCAGGAGAACCCATCCCACCAGAAGCTGGCCAGCATGCACCTGGAGAAGTACAGCTTCCCCGTGGAGATGATGATCTGCCTGCCCAATGGCACCGTG GTCCACCACATCAACGCCAACTACTTCTTGGACATCACCTCTGTGAAGCCTGAGGACATCGAGAACAATGTCTTCAGCTTCTCATCCACCTTTGAAGACCCGTCCACAGCCACCTACATGCAGTTCCTGAAGGAGGGCCTCCGGCGCGgcctgcccctcctccaggcctAG
- the SELENON gene encoding selenoprotein N isoform X1, translated as MGRARPDERDPSSPGPAAPPAAPPRRARALALLGALLAAAAAAAAARAFARHAETQAAARQDSALKALGTEGLFLFSSLDTDGDMYLSPEEFKPIAEKLTGSTPSASYEEDDLPPDPSEETLTIEARFQPLLPESMTKSKDGFLGVSRLALSGLRNWTTAASPSAVFAARHFWPFLPPRGHAELGEPWWIIPSELSIFTGYLSNNRFYPPPPKGKEVIIHRLLSMFHPRPFVKTRFAPQGAVACLTATSDFYYTVMFRIHAEFQLSEPPDFPFWFSPGQFTGHIILSKDASHVRDFRLFVPNHRSLNVDMEWLYGASESSNMEVDIGYIPQMELEATGPSVPSVILDEDGNMIDSRLPSGEPLQFVFEEITWQQELSWEEAARRLEVAMYPFKKVTYLPFTEAFEQAKAENKLVHSVLLWGALDDQSCUGSGRTLRETVLESSPILALLNESFISTWSLVKELEDLQNNQENPSHQKLASMHLEKYSFPVEMMICLPNGTVVHHINANYFLDITSVKPEDIENNVFSFSSTFEDPSTATYMQFLKEGLRRGLPLLQA; from the exons ATGGGCCGGGCCCGGCCGGACGAGCGCGACCCGTCCAGTCCCGGCCCCGCCGCGCCGCCCGCGgccccgccgcgccgcgcccgcgCCCTGGCGCTGCTCGGAGCGctcctcgccgccgccgccgcggccgccgccgcccgggCCTTCGCTCGCCACGCCGAGACCCAGGCGGCCGCGCGGCAG GACTCGGCGCTGAAAGCCCTGGGGACAGAAggcctcttcctcttttcctctctggacACTGATGGGGACATGTACCTCAGCCCCGAGGAGTTCAAGCCCATTGCTGAGAAGCTGACAG GGTCAACTCCTTCGGCCAGCTATGAGGAGGACGATCTGCCCCCTGACCCCAGCGAGGAGACACTCACCATAGAAGCCCGATTCCAGCCTCTGCTGCCAGAGTCCATGACCAAGAGCAAAGATGGGTTCCTAGGG GTCTCCCGCCTGGCCCTGTCCGGCCTCCGCAACTGGACGACCGCAGCCTCGCCGAGCGCGGTGTTTGCTGCCCGCCACTTCTGGCCCTTTCTTCCCCCTCGGGGCCACGCGGAGCTAGGCGAGCCCTGGTGGATCATCCCCAGTGAGCTGAGCATCTTCACCGGCTATCTGTCCAACAACCGCTTCTACCCACCACCCCCCAAGGGCAAGGAG GTCATCATCCACCGGCTCCTGAGCATGTTCCACCCTCGGCCCTTCGTGAAGACCCGCTTTGCCCCTCAGGGGGCCGTCGCCTGCCTGACCGCCACCAGCGACTTCTACTACACCGTGATGTTCCG CATCCACGCCGAGTTCCAGCTCAGCGAGCCGCCCGACTTCCCCTTCTGGTTCTCACCCGGCCAGTTCACGGGCCACATCATCCTCTCCAAAGACGCCAGCCACGTCCGTGACTTCCGGCTCTTCGTGCCCAACCACAG GTCTCTGAATGTGGACATGGAGTGGCTGTACGGGGCCAGCGAGAGCAGCAACATGGAGGTGGACATCGGCTACATACCCCAG ATGGAGCTGGAGGCCACGGGCCCCTCAGTGCCCTCTGTGATCCTGGACGAGGATGGCAACATGATCGACAGCCGCCTGCCCTCAGGGGAGCCCCTCCAGTTTGTGTTTGAGGAGATCACGTGGCAGCAGGAGCTGAGCTGGGAGGAGGCCGCCCGGCGCCTGGAGGTGGCCATGTACCCCTTCAAGAAG GTCACCTACCTGCCGTTCACCGAGGCCTTTGAGCAAGCCAAGGCCGAGAACAAGCTGGTGCACTCAGTCCTGCTGTGGGGGGCCCTGGACGACCAGTCCTGCTGAG GGTCAGGGCGGACTCTCCGGGAAACTGTCCTGGAAAGTTCGCCCATCCTCGCCCTCCTCAACGAGAGCTTCATCAGCACCTGGTCCCTAGTGAAGGAACTGGAGGACCTGCAG AACAACCAGGAGAACCCATCCCACCAGAAGCTGGCCAGCATGCACCTGGAGAAGTACAGCTTCCCCGTGGAGATGATGATCTGCCTGCCCAATGGCACCGTG GTCCACCACATCAACGCCAACTACTTCTTGGACATCACCTCTGTGAAGCCTGAGGACATCGAGAACAATGTCTTCAGCTTCTCATCCACCTTTGAAGACCCGTCCACAGCCACCTACATGCAGTTCCTGAAGGAGGGCCTCCGGCGCGgcctgcccctcctccaggcctAG
- the SELENON gene encoding selenoprotein N isoform X2, producing the protein MGRARPDERDPSSPGPAAPPAAPPRRARALALLGALLAAAAAAAAARAFARHAETQAAARQDSALKALGTEGLFLFSSLDTDGDMYLSPEEFKPIAEKLTGSTPSASYEEDDLPPDPSEETLTIEARFQPLLPESMTKSKDGFLGVSRLALSGLRNWTTAASPSAVFAARHFWPFLPPRGHAELGEPWWIIPSELSIFTGYLSNNRFYPPPPKGKEVIIHRLLSMFHPRPFVKTRFAPQGAVACLTATSDFYYTVMFRIHAEFQLSEPPDFPFWFSPGQFTGHIILSKDASHVRDFRLFVPNHRSLNVDMEWLYGASESSNMEVDIGYIPQMELEATGPSVPSVILDEDGNMIDSRLPSGEPLQFVFEEITWQQELSWEEAARRLEVAMYPFKKVTYLPFTEAFEQAKAENKLVHSVLLWGALDDQSCUGSGRTLRETVLESSPILALLNESFISTWSLVKELEDLQNNQENPSHQKLASMHLEKYSFPVEMMICLPNGTVPTLLPGPPHQRQLLLGHHLCEA; encoded by the exons ATGGGCCGGGCCCGGCCGGACGAGCGCGACCCGTCCAGTCCCGGCCCCGCCGCGCCGCCCGCGgccccgccgcgccgcgcccgcgCCCTGGCGCTGCTCGGAGCGctcctcgccgccgccgccgcggccgccgccgcccgggCCTTCGCTCGCCACGCCGAGACCCAGGCGGCCGCGCGGCAG GACTCGGCGCTGAAAGCCCTGGGGACAGAAggcctcttcctcttttcctctctggacACTGATGGGGACATGTACCTCAGCCCCGAGGAGTTCAAGCCCATTGCTGAGAAGCTGACAG GGTCAACTCCTTCGGCCAGCTATGAGGAGGACGATCTGCCCCCTGACCCCAGCGAGGAGACACTCACCATAGAAGCCCGATTCCAGCCTCTGCTGCCAGAGTCCATGACCAAGAGCAAAGATGGGTTCCTAGGG GTCTCCCGCCTGGCCCTGTCCGGCCTCCGCAACTGGACGACCGCAGCCTCGCCGAGCGCGGTGTTTGCTGCCCGCCACTTCTGGCCCTTTCTTCCCCCTCGGGGCCACGCGGAGCTAGGCGAGCCCTGGTGGATCATCCCCAGTGAGCTGAGCATCTTCACCGGCTATCTGTCCAACAACCGCTTCTACCCACCACCCCCCAAGGGCAAGGAG GTCATCATCCACCGGCTCCTGAGCATGTTCCACCCTCGGCCCTTCGTGAAGACCCGCTTTGCCCCTCAGGGGGCCGTCGCCTGCCTGACCGCCACCAGCGACTTCTACTACACCGTGATGTTCCG CATCCACGCCGAGTTCCAGCTCAGCGAGCCGCCCGACTTCCCCTTCTGGTTCTCACCCGGCCAGTTCACGGGCCACATCATCCTCTCCAAAGACGCCAGCCACGTCCGTGACTTCCGGCTCTTCGTGCCCAACCACAG GTCTCTGAATGTGGACATGGAGTGGCTGTACGGGGCCAGCGAGAGCAGCAACATGGAGGTGGACATCGGCTACATACCCCAG ATGGAGCTGGAGGCCACGGGCCCCTCAGTGCCCTCTGTGATCCTGGACGAGGATGGCAACATGATCGACAGCCGCCTGCCCTCAGGGGAGCCCCTCCAGTTTGTGTTTGAGGAGATCACGTGGCAGCAGGAGCTGAGCTGGGAGGAGGCCGCCCGGCGCCTGGAGGTGGCCATGTACCCCTTCAAGAAG GTCACCTACCTGCCGTTCACCGAGGCCTTTGAGCAAGCCAAGGCCGAGAACAAGCTGGTGCACTCAGTCCTGCTGTGGGGGGCCCTGGACGACCAGTCCTGCTGAG GGTCAGGGCGGACTCTCCGGGAAACTGTCCTGGAAAGTTCGCCCATCCTCGCCCTCCTCAACGAGAGCTTCATCAGCACCTGGTCCCTAGTGAAGGAACTGGAGGACCTGCAG AACAACCAGGAGAACCCATCCCACCAGAAGCTGGCCAGCATGCACCTGGAGAAGTACAGCTTCCCCGTGGAGATGATGATCTGCCTGCCCAATGGCACCGTG CCCACCCTTCTCCCAGGTCCACCACATCAACGCCAACTACTTCTTGGACATCACCTCTGTGAAGCCTGA